In Carassius auratus strain Wakin chromosome 20, ASM336829v1, whole genome shotgun sequence, the genomic stretch GCCAAGACGATGATATCTCAATgggtacacatatatatatatatacatttgttttaaaaaccCATTAATGGATATTAAGATAACTGatcattttataaatttgtaattatttgtaaacaTGTTACTGCTTACTAAtcaatttctgtgatttttacaGCTCaatcaaacatttcaaaactgGATCTACAGAGTTTATGTTGATAGTGTCAGGTAGGAttcttttttaagtttaaagtgtaaataaacatctctttttttaattatgaatatttGCAATCATACTCTCATCCCTTTTTCAGTCTCCAACCTAGCACTGTTCTCTCAAGGGCCACAGATATACGGTAAAACATTTGCAGACTGTAACTATTTTGTAACCTTGTAATAGTGACTATGTGTCACAATATTTGGTTTTCTGATGTCTAAAAGATATGATGTGATGTTGCATTCTTCTCAGCCAAACCTACATGGCCCTGCTGGTGTATAAGAATACCACAGATGTAAGTCTGGCAGAAGCAGAGATTGAGGACATATTGAGAAGTGCCCCTGCAATCGGCAATGGCTTGATATTGGACGGTGTGACTGTGAACTTAATGGGTATGGCATGCTCCATATTGTTCAATTTCAGTAGCCCTGTACTTGTAAATGGCTAAAGAAAAAGCATTCATGTAAACCCTTACTAATTATTGTGATCccattattaaaatatgatatgGTCTTTTTCTTGAATGCTGATACCTTGCAGCATCAAGCAAGCAGGTTTTAGTTGGCAAAGTCATAATGTGaatttaaacatgttttcaagGATCATTCATGTCTTAAGAGTAAAACTTTTGAATGTATTCAGTACACGTTATAAGGAAGGATGGACATTTTCAGAAGCATGGCTCctctttaaagaaacatttagaaGTGAATCCTTTTAATTtagtttctgtgtttgttttaccTCAGAAAACTGCCAGGCCGAGGAGTTCCCATTCCACTACAGATGGCCAGAGAGCAGACCCACTGTCACCCAGTACGTCccctgtttcccttacaaagaGCAAAACGCATCCAGGACTTGGTGAGTAAATGCTGATAGCTTCTGATCTAGATGCAaatgggaattaattattaattgaagtAGTTACAAGCAGTGATCATATTGTAGCCGACGTGTTAAAACAAAAAGTCTATTAAATTCTTTGCGTTTGTTTTTTCCACTCTTTAGTATGATTAGCCAGTATAATTATACATCATATTGGACCCTCCCGGACCGTGGAAACTGCACTAACATAACAAGCATTTCAGTTTCACAAGGTAGGTTCTGATCCACACTGCACACATTCCTCTGAAATCGAAACCAAATTGAATCATTCTTATTTTGAATCCGTTCAGAGAATGCTATGGAAGTGGCTGTGCAGCTCGCTGACATCAGCAATAATGAGCTCTCTAACGAGGAGGTGACACAGGTTGTCTTCAAGGTCAATGAGCTTGTGAACGTAGCCAAAATCAACGCCACCCTGGCCAGCACTGTGGTCACTATCATATCCAATGTCATGATCAGCTCAAAGGCCGCTCAAAAGGAATCCTCAGACACGTATGTGATATTACCTGTATTTATGGTTTTAAATGGCAACATATGCTTCAATATAACAGTATTCTCAGTACATTTGATTTGAAAACaaagcattacatttttacaCTATATTGCTTGAATCTCTCAGAAATGTCTGAATATTGCCGTCCAAATGTTTTCAGTTTCAGTGAAGGGCCTTCTTGTGTGTTCAGTCTGGAAGTTTTGTAATCTTCTCATTTGAGCCTCTTGTTTTTGTATCGACATGATCAGAGCTCTCAGAGCAGTGGATAAAATGGTACAGAAGATTGAGTTCGATGGACCCTTACTAACCATCTCATCCAAAAATCTGGCTGTTGGAGTTTCTGCTCTAAACATCAGCAATTTCAACGGGACCACTTTCAGTGCATTTATAGCCACAAACACAACGGAGCCTCAGGTAAACGTCCATCAAAAAATGTTCACCTCTCTGCTACATGTCTTTTGATGTGAAATTTGAAATGTCTTTATACaagggtgtttttttattttatttgttttgtttgatggGGTCTATTTCTGGTTATGCGTGTATATTTGAACATGTACTGCACGCAAAATTTGCTTAAGACTTCCTCAGGAAGGCTGCCCGAACATTTTAGCTGTAATTTTGGCTGCCCAAACATTTTAGCAGGACAGTTTTAAAGTAATCTTTAGCAATTAAAGCAGTGTAATGAGAGGTGACGTGTATGGTCCGTGCCCAGAGGTTGCACCCATTGATTAAGAGCCAACGTTTCCTGGAAAGTAGTGGGAGGAAAAAGCAACATGGTACAGTTTGAGAGTGACTCAGACAATGACACATTTCTCTCTTCTCTGGGCATGAGTGTCAGAATGTATATTTTTGCAAGTATTTAagtgtattttctgtatttttagcaTACTCaagtttaaattgttatttttttgggcCATTTTGTACGTTTATAGTCGAAGTTGAACTCAATCATTGAAACTATTTAAGGGATtttcaagaataaaaaaatacaaattagcttaCCAACAGTTTAGATTATCCCGTTTAGATCCCATTTCAGTGCAGTCTTAAGTTAACCAATTTTACATCTCCAAGAATGCATCATTGATTCTTCAACCTGAGTCTACCTGGATTCATTACCACTTAATTCTGGCAGAGGGCGCCGTAACCTCTACAAATGCAGTTACAACATAGCTCTTATACCCTTAATACACACATTGTCATATAATATAAGTCACTTTTTCTCCTCAGATTGATTTTGAGTCAGAAGCCCAGAATGCTTTGGCTGTGGTCACTCTGCCTCCAACACTACTGCAGAACTTGAGTAATTCACTGAAAGTGTCCAGAATAAACTTCATGTTCTTCAGCAAGACAGGACTCTTTCAGGTGAGAATGAACCagctttttatattgtatatttttatctaaattaattattCTCATAAAAAAAAGCTCTATTTATAGGACTGTAAAACAATGTAATATTGACAATTCTCATTGATATTTTTGTTAATAGCACTTTGGATCATTCATGGTACGGTAATGAATCTCTGGATGTTTTCTATGTGCTGAGTAAACTAACTTCTCCGAATAAACTTTAAATTGTGCATTAAACTGCGtaacacactaccattcagaCTTATTTGGggtcaagattttttttaaagaaatgaatcattttattaagcaagaatgtgttaaattgatcaaaggttagtcttttgcattattactaaatattgatatttttaataaaagctgttcttttaaaacatattttttaaagaatactgaaaaagtCTATTACGGTTTCCTAAGCACCTATATTAGACTTATTTCTGAAataccatgtgacactgaagactggagtgaccATCACAGaagtaaatgacattttaaaatgtaataaatcagctctttttaattataataatatttaactgtttttattccACTGTGATCAAAAAAAAGCAACCTTGATACGATTATTAAAACTTAGTaaagaaatattgaaaaaatcaTTCCCAAACATGTGAACTGTATGTGGTGGATTTTAATTAACGTGTATCTAACGATATGTTTCTTATTCCTTGAATGCATCTTTGGTCACTTACTAATAGCTAACAAAAGTGAAATATTCTGCCCATACTTACAAAACTTGAGGTATAATTTGTATGTGCCTGACTCTCCCTAAAACTAAGACGAGCAGATTTGCCCTGACAATCTGTTTCATGTCTTTACAGGATCAGCAAAGTAACGGCATGTCCTTGAACAGCTATGTGGTGGCTAGCAGTGTTGGCAACTTCACAATCAAAAACCTGCAGGATCCTGTCAGAATAGAGATTGCCCATCTGGAGTACCAGGTATTCAGCTTTTTTGATTTATTGAAAATGTGATTTACTGTAGTACCAGTTTTggttactgtttgttttttttgaagaAACTAGGGTTTCAGTGATATATTTTGGGGAGTAATTACAGTAGCCcttcattttattagtttaacCTTCCCATCAGTGAGCTTTCAAACCAGTCATTTtcttccaaaaaatgatttgtcCAAGCTAACTGGAACAATGGTGTCTAACACATGttaatgtgtctgtctgtcctccAGAGAGATCCAAAGCGTCTTTGTGTATTTTGGGATTTCAACCTCCAAAATGAgggtaaaataaatgatttatttggcCACTGTTAAAGCATTAAAACAGTCCCATACGAGGCTGTACGTATAGACTTACAAAATTCATATAATATCCATTTGTCTCCATTAGATAGCACAGGGGGCTGGAACAGTGAAGGCTGCGAGGTCAGTCCGGAGTCCAACAGCAACAGGACCGTCTGCTTGTGTAATCACCTCACACACTTTGGCATTCTAATGGTGAGATTTGTGGGATTGGCAACAAAATGGCCCAACAGAGCGGTTTCATGTACTAAGCCAATATGGCAGACTGAAGCAATGTTGATGCGTTGGATATGTCATCTAGAGTGGCTAACCATCCCTGAAACAGACAGGACCAGATAGTTGGCAAATAGTAAATTAAGAGGCTTCGCTGTAATGTGGAACTGAAGCTATCAAGACTTTGCACGCTTATATTATTAGGTGCAATTTGTTCATGTTGCACCAGTGAGTCATTTAAATGTAGCATTATGCAAAAGAGTTCAGTGGCATTGTAGAAATTATTTATTCACAGGAACAATATAACaacaaataatagaataaaacagcTTTTCAACTATTATTACATTTCTTTGTGTAGCATTTGTTTAATGAGGAAATGCACCCTTATCTATGGACTGGTTTTTTCATATTTCAAGAATTGCCACTGATAACTAAAAACTaatgtgactctggcatctcTGATCTGTGTTATAATTGATTCACCTTACTTGCTCTTCTTTAGGACATCTCTGGAGCTTCTGCACAGATAGATGAGAAGAACAACAGGGTTCTCACTTTCATTACCTACATTGGCTGTGGCATTTCAGCCATTTTTTCTGCAGCAACACTTCTCACGTACATCGCTTTTGAGTGAGTGCCCTTCAGCATCTGACTAGAAAAGTTGCTTTGCTTCGATCTTTGCTTCGATCTATGCCTCTTCgtgaaaaaaagtttgaaaaaaaatggaaaaaagttaCAGCTAGTTACATTTTCTTACCcacattttttaaagtgttttaatgatatattgtgaaataatacaaCTATTAAATTGTAACTAATAAAGGACAtattaaattgatcgaaagtaaaaaaaaaaaaaaatgttcttttgaagttGTATTCCTAAAAAATAGTTGCAtgatttccaaaaaaaattaatcagcacaattattttcagctttgataataataataagaataagaactGTTTCTACattgtcaaatttaatttattattggtATAACAAAGCTAAACTTTCATCAGTTTCAGTATCACACAATACTTgataaatcattctaaaatgctgatttggtggtcaagaaaatgtattttaaattgctgtttaactgtatttttgaacagtTAAATGCAGCCTCGTTGAGtattttgtttggtgtttttttttttaacttggaaGAAAATTGGAAAAATCACAAACTTGGAAATTGTAGTGTAAATGACTAAAGGTGCATTGGAATTGGAAAGTCTCATTGTTTTCATTGATATAAATCTATAGGAAGCTGCGGCGGGACTATCCCTCTAAGATCCTGATGAATCTCAGCACATCATTGCTCTTTCTCAACATGGTGTTTCTTCTGGATGGCTGGTTGGCCTCATACGAGATTGAGGGATTGTGTGTGACGGTGgctgtttttctgcactttttCCTTCTCACTTCCTTCACATGGATGGGCTTAGAGTCCATCCACATGTACATTGCCTTGGTCAAGGTCTTCAACACCTACATACGGCGATACATCCTCAAGTTTTGCCTCGTTGGATGGGGTAAGTGCTACATTAATTAGTTTTTCCCTTTGGTAGTTGTTGgccatttattttttgtattcagtgTTCAATATACTGTAAGACCACTCTTAAAGAAGTGTTGAACATAACAGTAAGAAGATCTGACTGCATTTTCAGGTGTCCCTGCTTCAATTGTTGGCATTGTGTTGGCTGTGGGCAAAAATTCTTATGGAAAAAACTATTATGGAAAAGGAGAGACTGGACAGGGCACCGAATTGTAAGTTGGTCGAAGAAATTCAAACTGATCATTATTTGACATCTGTGAAAGAAGTAGCCTGGTTCAATTCCTTATTCTGTTGGTTTTCCTGCTCTTTCCTTCTGTAGCTGTTGGATTCGTAGTCCGGTTGTATTCTACGTGACATGCGTGGGctacttttccatgatattcctGATGAATGTTGCCATGTTCATCGTGGTCATGATCCAAATCTGCGGTCGTAACGGCAAACGGAGCAATCGAACACTTCGAGAGGAGATCCTACGTAACCTGCGTAGTGTGGTCAGCCTGACTTTCTTGCTGGGAATGACCTGGGGCTTTGCTTTTTTCGCCTGGGGTCCAGTCAGCTTGGCCTTCATGTACCTCTTCTCCATTTTCAACTCCCTACAGGGTtggtttttgtcatttatattttaattatcctGTACATTTAAAGACTCCATGGAATCatatgatggtggtgatgatatCTTTCATGTTATTTGTTTCCTATTTTTACATTAAGTATTGTACCTTCTTAAATACTTATCTGTCAAGGGTAAATCCCAATTTTACCTTAAGAGTTAATCATTGAAAAGCTGCTTGTAGCACCAGACTTTGCCGAAACCCgggtagagctgaagatctttgcccggtTCGGTCGGGtttgggcttaatttatatcatcttacgcgggctcgggccagGCTTGGGCTTgtgctccggtttgcgaggtgaACGAGCGGTAATGTGATGTGTTTTTCGATTAGCGtgagaaaaatgtgaaaatagatgctgagtaggtgaaacagaggcttgcctctggtgattacgttttggttgcaccagaaactaaagcaaagtctgaggtgtggaaaagttttgaccatgtttataatgaaaataatgagtgaataatgacgcaccatcagtgaacACAGGAatgcgctgaagacatctacagtggattcattaattttcctccacaaaaacatgtagacctagactaatctctgtgagtaaaggtttttcaaatgataaatattaatcgagtcttaaatgcataatgtggacagagtatatacgctaatgttggcattattcttttattaaatgtcagctgctagtggggAAGCAAATCCGGCgaagcctttatcttaatttcgttattgccaaatacccatcttaataaaaaaattatcttaatttaatttgtaaaaaaaaaaactagtttttatTGGTGTGTTGATCTATTTTATAGCCTATGCTTTTTTAGAGTtgtgagatgttacgatgttacagaggacttattttatttctttattccaatttccaagtggtctagtctacgttagttatgaataaattatgttaaaacatgtataaatgactcatacttgacaaaaggcaaagagctgtgtgtgcgcacacatttgaataatgtcgggctgtaaacgggttcgggcttttaaaaagctgtcaatcaaaatttacttgtcaggctcgggccgaaacctgtcgggctcgggtcctgtcgggcctaacttttgaGGCCAGATTACAGCTCTAAACCCGcaatcgaaccagggacctttaacgCTATTTCGGCCAGTGTAGGGGGTCTGGTTTGTAATTGTGTAGTTGTGTATGCGATTTGATATTGTTGATTGCTtgttaaacatgaaatataaccACTCATTTAAAATGTGGGTTTGTAATCAGGAAAGATTAAGgagtgtaattattattttttttttccaacaggaTTATTCATATTTGTGTTCCACTGTGCTCTGAAAGAAAATGTACAGAATCAATGGAGGAGGTACTTGTGCTGTGGAAAGTTCCGCTCGGCAGATAACTCAGGTAAATTTAGTCTGTATTATTactgatattttgaatgaattatgtTTTTGGGGGATTTTTTGGTCATCTACCATGTGTCAGGAAACAATACAGAAGAAGAATCATATATTCAGTCACATTCCATGAAGTAATGCCTAACATGATGTAGCCTAAATCAGTTGTTTGAATGCTGGAGCACTGTACAGTATACTTCTCCTTTTGCACATTGCATTTGTGCttatacttttttcattttttgccatattttttatatcatttatttttcataggtaTATTGGATTGTGCTGTGATTACATCTTTAGGTGCTGAATTCTTGGGACTTTTGTTGCACTCAAAATGTGTGTTTCAGTAAAGCCCAGCTCTAGAGACTTTTATGCCCCAAGTATCACTGAACTATTCTTAATAAAATGTAGGACCATAAAATGCCTTAGCTGGTCTTTACTTACAGTTAAATCTGATAAAATGAAATGTGTAGTAGCTTATTTTTCGAATGCCCGTCCCGTACAACTTTCCTTTAGAAAGTTGTCTGTCCTGAATTTAAGATGGAATTGCATTATATTATCTGAACTTCCTGggtttgttttgttctgtataTTTATGCATGGGATTCACCTGTAATTGGTATGAATAACATTTAACCATATTTTGCAGACTGGAGCAAAACTGCCACTAATAATACCAAGAAAGTGAGTTCCGATAACCTGGGAAAATCCCTCTCCTCCAGTTCATTTGGCTCCACTACAGCCAACTGGACGTCTAAAGCCAAAGCCACACTAAACCCCTTTGCCAGGCACAGTAATACAGGTAAACAAAAAAGTAATGATGTGGATTGTATTGGCCACAGTTGTTGGTTTACATTAACCCTTTGATGCATAAACTATTACATTAAAACAAGGGTAAAAGCACAAGAACTGTCAATATATAAGTGAAATCTGTCACTTTTTAAAACTAATAACCTACAAAAATATGGTTTCAGAATTAATAAATAGATCAACTGAATCCAAATATGCTCTTAATAATACTATGTATCCAGTATGatagacaaaaatatatttattattacataaattTTACTGTGCACCATTGAAGAATTAGATTGATTTTTATAGTTTAATACTAAtagaaaatattgtaatattatttcagaatATTGCTTCACcgttttttaattcagttaaaataaatgcagtcttggtatgCATAAGAGTTTCTTTTGAAATTCATCTTACCAACCCCGAACGTTTGATCAGTAGTGTAAACGAATGATTAAAAATAGCCTTTAAAAATTTGTCCACTTTAACAAACATCATGCATCAAAGGGTTAGGATTAAAACTGCTATTTGATACCAAAAATAGAGCTTCGTTAGCATGTTCTGAGTAAGGTTTTGCTTTGATGTGTAATGCTTGACTATTTTTAGTAAGGATATGGCCTTTCATGCCTTGTGTTATTTTGTGCACTGCTAAACTGTGTTACTATTTGTGTGACTGTACTTCGGGACTCAGTGGTGCTCTGTGTCTGTATTTATGTTTGTGGTATAGACAGTACCCTGCAATAATGCCATGGAGAGACATCCTGAGGTAAAACACGCAAACCAGCTTGAGTTCACACTGCTTTCCTCTGTTCATGTGATCAGCTTCCCCTTTTGGGATAGACTGAAATCAATCCAGCGGCCCTAGATGTAATAACTAGTCTAACTCACTCTTAACGCATAAATGCCTCTATTTGGCCCTTAATATGACATTACCTTTTTGGAAAAAATTGGTATCTGTTGTGATGTTTCATGGTGGAATAGTTGCCTGTTGGATTGAATCCAAGTTGTGGAGTGACATTCTAGAACTAGAAAACACACTGCTGCTGGTTGTCATTGTCAATtaaattatagcaaaaaaaaGTTGCTAGCACAATGGTGTAATACTAGGAAACACCTCAACccgaataaatatttataaataggtTATAGACTTAACTCTCAGCCAGTCTTTTAGTAGACATTGACAAGCTTTAGTGTCTTTTAGGAGTTCTGAATGTCATTTGCACTCTGTTTGAGACTAATGTTTCTCATGGTGGGCTGTTTTTATTTGTcttctttgttttgttcttttttcgtTTGGCAGTGTTAATGTTCCCACAGGAGAAAATACCCAGCTTGCACTGCTGACACTAAAATGTGTAAAACCATACACAGTAAATACTTCATCCCCTACGTGCTGGCCATGCAGAGGATAGATTATTTGCACTTGACACTAATAATGCACTTAACATCAGAGATGCTGTCATGCACAGCAGATGTGTCATTGTGAAATACTTAGACATTTAGGAGTAGTAGACTTATGTTTGCATATATGCTGAGATTAAGGGAATACTGTGCTGTTAGTTACACTGAATAGAGCAAAATTCCATAATTTATCTAAAAAAGGCAAAAGTTCACATAGTATAGCAAactctattttgtatttttattgtgattttattaaatccaaaataaacgtttttgtttacaaatgATATGTTTTTGTACtgcgtatatttattatgtatatataaattcacatacATGCATGTATCTACTGTACTTaagataaatatgtttatatattaagtatatatgtatatatatatttatattatatatatataaatgaatgataatatgTACATGTGAATACAtgtaacaattttttaaatgcatactatatgtgtgtgtatttatatatacataatatatacacatattacaCATAAATATTATGGAAACAAAACGTTTATTTTGAATTGTACATTTAATTAACAGTACAATTAattgatattgatttttttatagtgaaagtaattaaattaatcataGTATATTAAAGAATTTAgaatttttcacttttttctatttttaataggcaaattaatgttttttgttgttgttgattttttaaatgtctattttttttgtcattattacgGTACACattatgtattgtgaaaaaagttGCTATTATATTGACAccctttgtttttattagtttatcctgtttttccatttaataaagacatttatttaatttaaataatgcataattttttactttttttactgttttgttatgaattgatttttatgtattaattaatttttgacttcattcatttatttatacatttttgacttCATTTGACTGATTTTACACAATACGTGTATTGTGAAagaatatataaaagaaaaaattgcTATGTAAATGACCTCGTCATCAAATAATGACTTTTATAGCATGGAACGTGGGAGTATAAGTCTGGGTTGAAATGCCAAGTGTTCTCCCATTTTTTTGTGGTATTCTACTGTTTAGCAGCTTTCTGAAACCTCATAATAGAGCATAATACTGTGTTAAATTTATTGCAcattaaaaagcaataaataaaatagtgcTATAGAAAGGGACTGAAGGTGCATGTGTGCATTGGAATGTTTTGCCTAAGAATGCACAAAGGCATGGAAATTCAACAGAATGGCATGAACAAATAATGACTCACCCCTTATATAGTTGAATGGATTGGAAACTAATATGATCAAACTATCAAAGCATTGACAAAACAGTCCTGTTTCTTGTGAAGCAGcctaaaaaaatagtttaaaattggGTGCCATTTGTCATCATCACCTTGTATGCAAGTGTATAGATACTTTGACATCAATACTTCTAAGTATATTCCCTCAGTCCTTCAATCAACCTCTGTGGCATATTTGCAGGTAAAAGTTTCTCCAATCAGAGCAGTCCCAAATGCAACCCTTCCGACGGAGAGGCTTCCTCGTCCATCCTCCCTGTCCACCAGGTCCTGGACAAGGTAAAGGGTTACTGCTCCGTGCGCTCAGACAACTTCTACAAAAACATTATGATGTCAGACAGCTTTAGCAACAGCACTAAATTCTAGTGAGAGGAGGCTGAGACAGAGCCCTGTTCTGCCCCACAGACTTACCTTGTGTGTAAAGACTATGCTACATATTGAGTTAATAACCCTTCAAGCCCTTCCACCCTCCCCGACTGGAGTAGAGAAACGCATAACCCTGTAGAGAGGGCAAGCTATGAAAGTGTGGATTTGACATACTGTGATATTCAGCTTATACTGACTATGTGATCtgtaaatattcataatatattttactatttgtGCTTTTTCTAATTTCGGTTTTGCATACTTTTTTGCACATTactttggtttttgtttttgtatatataaatgcataaaggCTTGctgcagcagaaaaaaaatgggACCAATTTACGGTACATCCAAAGACTGACTGGCAAACATGAGGAGTACTAGTTAGTTTCTCACTTCGGGACTGAAAGAACAAGTACGGTTGGAGCTTGAATTTTCATACTTGTGAATTTCACCTTGATTTAGCTTTCTTTACCTTACGtttattttcaatgtaaattaGTGAACCTTTAATACTTCTGTTTTGCCATTATTTAAATGCTctctattttagttttagtcacatgaTCTACTACTGATTAACTTgttacagaaaatgttttttttttttttacaatgtgttcATTGTTCAAGTGTTTCAGTGTATGCAGTTTCATAAAACTGCTCTAATAGAAGGACAGGACATCGAGATCAGTCCTTTGCTATTTGACGATAGAAAGGAAAACAACAGCTACAGTATACACCAAATCTAACACATTCAGATCTTCTTTGCTGTAGTTTAATGACTGTTTTGACttggtatttattttaaatgcttttaagagATTTCTTTGCTTCATTGAAGAAAATGTCAGGAGAGGGAATGCTTACCGAGGGCTTCTCAGTTTGCTCTGGTCATCAGTGTAGATCATCATTGTATAGCGGTTATGGATGCTTTATGAAAATGTGACATCCTGCATATTAAATGCACTT encodes the following:
- the adgrg6 gene encoding adhesion G-protein coupled receptor G6 isoform X8, with translation MISFVSGRWWRWRFQKALPVFLLLLCFSTTVAQSCQSSVSCNVVLTDSQGSFTSPCYPNDYPPSQSCKWTIQAPTGFIVQITFLDFELEEASGCIYDRIDIKTGTSDTNFCGLTPNGLTLNSSGNVMEISFTSDFSVQKKGFHISYKQVAVALRNQKVTMPKSSKNVVRVANSVFIPVLTAFTVCFEISRTSQKSTETIFTMSDADGTSILAFQKKERGMELFIDGSYCSVNDLFTSSDITSSMTPICLTWTKATGLVAVYSGGIYQTKICAASQVCTLPSGGILELAGKGSSSVSVDDQNLDGFMYNFRLWDYAMPKSELSVLTCDVEGNVIDWDHRFWTMPGSYMQTDSTLSCSTDIATLSPGTTGCASSGLGCPEDIFYRISLVVIDEQANTADRDAKTMISQWLNQTFQNWIYRVYVDSVSLQPSTVLSRATDIRQTYMALLVYKNTTDVSLAEAEIEDILRSAPAIGNGLILDGVTVNLMENCQAEEFPFHYRWPESRPTVTQYVPCFPYKEQNASRTCMISQYNYTSYWTLPDRGNCTNITSISVSQENAMEVAVQLADISNNELSNEEVTQVVFKVNELVNVAKINATLASTVVTIISNVMISSKAAQKESSDTALRAVDKMVQKIEFDGPLLTISSKNLAVGVSALNISNFNGTTFSAFIATNTTEPQIDFESEAQNALAVVTLPPTLLQNLSNSLKVSRINFMFFSKTGLFQHFGSFMDQQSNGMSLNSYVVASSVGNFTIKNLQDPVRIEIAHLEYQRDPKRLCVFWDFNLQNEDSTGGWNSEGCEVSPESNSNRTVCLCNHLTHFGILMDISGASAQIDEKNNRVLTFITYIGCGISAIFSAATLLTYIAFEKLRRDYPSKILMNLSTSLLFLNMVFLLDGWLASYEIEGLCVTVAVFLHFFLLTSFTWMGLESIHMYIALVKVFNTYIRRYILKFCLVGWGVPASIVGIVLAVGKNSYGKNYYGKGETGQGTEFCWIRSPVVFYVTCVGYFSMIFLMNVAMFIVVMIQICGRNGKRSNRTLREEILRNLRSVVSLTFLLGMTWGFAFFAWGPVSLAFMYLFSIFNSLQGLFIFVFHCALKENVQNQWRRYLCCGKFRSADNSDWSKTATNNTKKVSSDNLGKSLSSSSFGSTTANWTSKAKATLNPFARHSNTGKSFSNQSSPKCNPSDGEASSSILPVHQVLDKVKGYCSVRSDNFYKNIMMSDSFSNSTKF
- the adgrg6 gene encoding adhesion G-protein coupled receptor G6 isoform X6, with protein sequence MISFVSGRWWRWRFQKALPVFLLLLCFSTTVAQSCQSSVSCNVVLTDSQGSFTSPCYPNDYPPSQSCKWTIQAPTGFIVQITFLDFELEEASGCIYDRIDIKTGTSDTNFCGLTPNGLTLNSSGNVMEISFTSDFSVQKKGFHISYKQVAVALRNQKVTMPKSSKNVVRVANSVFIPVLTAFTVCFEISRTSQKSTETIFTMSDADGTSILAFQKKERGMELFIDGSYCSVNDLFTSSDITSSMTPICLTWTKATGLVAVYSGGIYQTKICAASQVCTLPSGGILELAGKGSSSVSVDDQNLDGFMYNFRLWDYAMPKSELSVLTCDVEGNVIDWDHRFWTMPGSYMQTDSTLSCSTDIATLSPGTTGCASSGLGCPAAATNSTLSNRKTIEDIFYRISLVVIDEQANTADRDAKTMISQWLNQTFQNWIYRVYVDSVSLQPSTVLSRATDIRQTYMALLVYKNTTDVSLAEAEIEDILRSAPAIGNGLILDGVTVNLMENCQAEEFPFHYRWPESRPTVTQYVPCFPYKEQNASRTCMISQYNYTSYWTLPDRGNCTNITSISVSQENAMEVAVQLADISNNELSNEEVTQVVFKVNELVNVAKINATLASTVVTIISNVMISSKAAQKESSDTALRAVDKMVQKIEFDGPLLTISSKNLAVGVSALNISNFNGTTFSAFIATNTTEPQIDFESEAQNALAVVTLPPTLLQNLSNSLKVSRINFMFFSKTGLFQHFGSFMDQQSNGMSLNSYVVASSVGNFTIKNLQDPVRIEIAHLEYQRDPKRLCVFWDFNLQNEDSTGGWNSEGCEVSPESNSNRTVCLCNHLTHFGILMDISGASAQIDEKNNRVLTFITYIGCGISAIFSAATLLTYIAFEKLRRDYPSKILMNLSTSLLFLNMVFLLDGWLASYEIEGLCVTVAVFLHFFLLTSFTWMGLESIHMYIALVKVFNTYIRRYILKFCLVGWGVPASIVGIVLAVGKNSYGKNYYGKGETGQGTEFCWIRSPVVFYVTCVGYFSMIFLMNVAMFIVVMIQICGRNGKRSNRTLREEILRNLRSVVSLTFLLGMTWGFAFFAWGPVSLAFMYLFSIFNSLQGLFIFVFHCALKENVQNQWRRYLCCGKFRSADNSDWSKTATNNTKKVSSDNLGKSLSSSSFGSTTANWTSKAKATLNPFARHSNTGKSFSNQSSPKCNPSDGEASSSILPVHQVLDKVKGYCSVRSDNFYKNIMMSDSFSNSTKF